A window of Phyllobacterium sp. T1293 contains these coding sequences:
- a CDS encoding glutamate synthase subunit beta — translation MGKVTGFLEIDRQVGKYQPASDRIRHFREFTIPMTDGEVKKQAARCMDCGIPFCHGPTGCPVHNQIPDWNDLVYNDNWDEAIRNLHSTNNFPEFTGRICPAPCEEACTLNLEDVPVSIKTVEQAISDKAYEKGLIIPQPAASKTGKNVAIIGSGPAGMAAAQQLARAGHEVHVYERESRAGGLLRYGIPDFKMEKHFIDRRVAQMEGEGVTFFYGVNVGVDKPVQELLDSYDAVLYCGGAETPRPAGIPGAELEGVHDAMNYLVQQNRRVGRENIESVAWPSDPIVASGRHVVVVGGGDTASDCVGTAFRQGAVKVTQLDIRPQPPEKEDKLSVWPYWATKMRTSSSQAEGADREFQVATLEFIGENGTLTHVKCCEVDEARKPIAGTEFYIKADLAFIAIGFSGPFETSVVKELGDALEMRADRRGNRSLSANDKDYRTSVDKLFTAGDIRRGQSLVVWAIREGRQAAQSIDEALMGSSVLPR, via the coding sequence ATGGGTAAGGTTACAGGTTTTCTTGAGATCGACCGGCAGGTCGGAAAGTATCAGCCAGCGTCTGACCGCATTCGCCATTTCCGCGAATTCACCATTCCCATGACCGATGGTGAAGTGAAGAAGCAGGCCGCGCGTTGTATGGATTGCGGCATTCCATTCTGCCATGGGCCGACCGGCTGTCCGGTTCATAACCAGATTCCTGACTGGAATGATCTCGTCTACAACGACAATTGGGATGAGGCGATCCGCAACCTGCATTCCACCAACAATTTCCCTGAATTCACTGGCCGCATTTGTCCTGCGCCTTGCGAGGAAGCCTGCACGCTCAATCTGGAAGACGTGCCAGTATCCATCAAGACGGTAGAACAGGCGATTTCCGACAAGGCCTATGAAAAGGGCTTGATCATTCCGCAGCCTGCGGCTTCCAAAACAGGCAAGAACGTTGCGATCATTGGGTCGGGTCCGGCAGGAATGGCCGCTGCGCAGCAGCTTGCCCGCGCTGGCCACGAAGTTCATGTCTACGAGCGTGAGAGCCGTGCCGGTGGCCTGCTGCGCTATGGTATTCCTGATTTCAAGATGGAAAAGCACTTCATCGATCGCCGCGTGGCGCAGATGGAAGGCGAGGGCGTTACCTTCTTCTATGGCGTCAATGTGGGTGTCGACAAGCCGGTGCAGGAACTGCTCGATAGCTATGATGCGGTGCTTTATTGCGGTGGCGCGGAAACACCGCGCCCGGCGGGTATTCCGGGTGCCGAACTTGAAGGCGTGCATGATGCCATGAATTATCTCGTGCAGCAGAACCGCAGGGTTGGCCGCGAGAACATCGAATCGGTGGCATGGCCGAGTGATCCAATCGTTGCTTCAGGCCGCCATGTGGTTGTGGTTGGCGGCGGCGATACGGCTTCGGATTGTGTTGGCACAGCGTTCCGTCAGGGCGCGGTAAAAGTCACGCAGCTTGATATCCGCCCGCAGCCGCCTGAAAAGGAAGACAAGCTGAGCGTCTGGCCCTATTGGGCGACGAAAATGCGCACATCCTCCTCGCAGGCAGAAGGTGCGGATCGCGAATTTCAGGTCGCGACACTTGAATTCATTGGCGAAAACGGCACGCTGACCCACGTCAAATGCTGTGAAGTCGATGAAGCGCGCAAGCCAATCGCCGGTACGGAGTTCTACATCAAGGCGGATCTGGCATTCATTGCCATTGGTTTTTCCGGTCCGTTCGAAACAAGCGTGGTCAAGGAACTCGGCGATGCGCTGGAGATGCGTGCGGATCGTCGCGGCAATCGTTCGCTTAGCGCCAATGACAAGGATTACCGCACCAGCGTCGACAAGCTTTTCACGGCAGGCGATATCCGCCGTGGCCAGTCGCTGGTTGTCTGGGCCATTCGTGAAGGCAGGCAGGCAGCGCAGTCCATCGATGAAGCGCTGATGGGTTCATCGGTTCTACCGCGATAG
- the galU gene encoding UTP--glucose-1-phosphate uridylyltransferase GalU, which produces MTTAKKIRKAVLPVAGFGTRVLPATKSIPKEMLTVVDKPVIQYVVDEAREAGIEHFIFVTGRNKAVIEDYFDAQYELYATLAERGKTALLDELQGIQPGPGTTSFTRQQVPMGLGHAVWCARDIVGDEPFALLLPDMIMQPEKKGCLADMVELYNQAGGNIVAVQECDPEEAHKYGIVGKGKDVGNGFELTEMVEKPAKGTAPSNLYINGRYILQPEIFDILEHQERGAGNEIQLTDGMLKLAKQQDFFGYHFRGRTYDTGSKEGFVEANVAFALWRNDIRNGVIDNIGNMLKTIQPRKD; this is translated from the coding sequence GTGACCACAGCGAAAAAAATCCGCAAAGCCGTTCTTCCAGTCGCCGGTTTTGGTACCCGCGTTCTTCCGGCAACCAAATCCATTCCCAAAGAAATGCTGACGGTCGTTGACAAGCCGGTCATTCAGTATGTGGTGGATGAAGCCCGCGAGGCCGGGATTGAGCATTTCATTTTCGTGACCGGCCGCAACAAGGCGGTTATCGAAGATTATTTCGATGCGCAGTATGAGCTTTACGCGACGCTCGCCGAGCGGGGAAAGACTGCCCTGCTTGACGAATTGCAGGGGATTCAGCCGGGACCGGGAACAACAAGCTTTACCCGCCAGCAGGTGCCGATGGGACTTGGCCATGCGGTATGGTGCGCGCGCGATATCGTCGGCGATGAGCCTTTCGCGCTGCTTCTGCCAGATATGATCATGCAGCCGGAGAAGAAGGGCTGCCTCGCCGATATGGTGGAACTCTACAATCAGGCTGGCGGCAATATTGTTGCCGTGCAGGAATGCGATCCTGAGGAAGCCCACAAATATGGTATTGTTGGCAAGGGCAAGGATGTCGGCAATGGCTTTGAGCTGACCGAGATGGTCGAAAAGCCAGCCAAGGGTACCGCACCGTCCAATCTCTATATTAATGGCCGCTATATCCTGCAGCCGGAGATTTTTGATATTCTGGAACATCAGGAACGCGGTGCGGGCAATGAAATTCAGCTGACTGACGGTATGTTGAAACTGGCCAAGCAGCAGGATTTCTTCGGTTATCACTTCCGTGGGCGCACCTATGATACGGGCTCCAAGGAAGGTTTTGTCGAAGCCAATGTGGCGTTTGCGCTGTGGCGCAATGATATTCGTAATGGCGTTATCGACAATATCGGCAATATGCTGAAGACGATTCAACCGCGCAAGGATTGA
- the hemH gene encoding ferrochelatase, with protein MTMSGEVGVAKEQPGDHPRIETSKIGVLLVNLGTPDGTDVTSMRRYLREFLSDKRVIEWPRAIWLPVLYGIVLNTRPKKSGALYDKIWNRERNESPLRTYTRAQSEKLAAALSSHPDVIVDWGMRYGQPSIEEALRRLDSQGCKRIVMFPLYPQYSATTTATVNDKFFEALIKMRFMPATRTVPSYQDEAVYIDALAVSIEKHFATLDFEPEVVIASYHGIPQSYFKRGDPYPCHCWKTTRLLRERLGWDEKKLITCFQSRFGPEEWMQPYTDKTVEKLGREGVKSIAIFNPGFVADCLETLEEIAVEAGKTFRDSGGVNFTHIPCLNDSDGGMKVIEELVRRELQGWI; from the coding sequence ATGACGATGTCTGGTGAGGTTGGTGTGGCAAAAGAGCAGCCCGGCGACCATCCGCGCATCGAAACGTCAAAAATCGGCGTTCTTCTCGTCAATCTGGGTACGCCGGATGGCACCGATGTCACCTCCATGCGCCGTTATCTCAGGGAATTCCTATCCGACAAACGCGTCATCGAATGGCCGCGCGCCATCTGGCTGCCGGTGCTTTACGGCATTGTTCTGAACACCCGCCCGAAAAAATCCGGTGCCCTTTACGACAAGATCTGGAACCGCGAGCGCAATGAATCGCCGCTGCGTACCTATACCCGCGCGCAGAGCGAAAAGCTGGCGGCGGCCCTGTCATCGCACCCTGATGTGATCGTCGACTGGGGCATGCGCTATGGACAACCCTCGATTGAAGAGGCTCTGCGGCGGCTTGACAGCCAAGGCTGCAAGCGCATCGTCATGTTCCCGCTCTATCCGCAATATTCGGCAACGACGACGGCAACCGTGAACGACAAATTCTTCGAGGCGCTGATCAAGATGCGCTTCATGCCGGCGACACGCACCGTGCCATCCTATCAGGATGAGGCTGTTTACATTGACGCGCTTGCGGTCTCGATCGAGAAGCATTTCGCCACGCTCGATTTCGAGCCTGAAGTGGTCATTGCCTCCTATCATGGCATCCCGCAAAGCTATTTCAAGCGTGGCGATCCCTATCCCTGCCATTGCTGGAAGACGACGCGGCTGTTGCGCGAGCGGCTGGGTTGGGACGAGAAGAAGCTGATCACCTGTTTCCAGTCCCGCTTCGGGCCTGAAGAGTGGATGCAGCCCTATACGGACAAGACAGTTGAAAAACTTGGCCGGGAAGGCGTCAAATCCATTGCCATTTTCAATCCCGGCTTTGTGGCCGACTGTCTGGAAACGCTGGAGGAAATTGCCGTTGAAGCCGGGAAAACCTTCCGTGACAGTGGCGGCGTCAATTTCACGCATATCCCCTGCCTCAATGATTCCGACGGGGGCATGAAGGTGATTGAAGAGCTGGTCCGGCGCGAATTGCAGGGCTGGATCTGA
- a CDS encoding NfeD family protein: MLEHLFYELGPWNWVVLGFALLIFEVAAPGIFLLWFGIAAIIVGFLTILVLGPLFAIGWQIQIILFLILSVISVFIGRRFMGATDVPTDEPLLNRRNEQLIGQIVVLEEATVNGRGRARIGDSLWRVKGPDLAAGSQVRITGTDQGTLTVEAA, translated from the coding sequence ATGTTGGAACATCTCTTCTACGAACTCGGTCCCTGGAACTGGGTAGTGCTCGGTTTTGCCCTGCTTATTTTTGAAGTGGCAGCGCCGGGTATCTTCCTTCTATGGTTCGGTATCGCCGCCATTATCGTCGGCTTCCTGACGATCCTCGTGCTTGGACCGCTATTCGCCATTGGCTGGCAGATCCAGATCATCCTGTTTCTGATTCTGTCGGTGATTTCGGTGTTCATCGGGCGGCGGTTTATGGGTGCAACTGATGTGCCCACGGATGAACCGCTGCTCAACCGGCGCAATGAACAGCTGATCGGCCAGATCGTGGTGCTTGAGGAGGCAACGGTCAACGGGCGTGGACGCGCACGGATTGGCGACAGCCTCTGGCGCGTCAAAGGCCCCGACCTTGCCGCTGGCAGCCAGGTGAGAATTACCGGAACCGATCAGGGAACGCTGACGGTGGAAGCGGCTTGA
- a CDS encoding KpsF/GutQ family sugar-phosphate isomerase, which yields MQAINDTELDKSAAVDSAKRTISTEKDGLSALREALDGGLAEAFGRAIESIASVRGRIIVTGVGKSGHIGSKIAATFASTGTPAFFVHPSEANHGDLGMIATDDAILAISWSGDTAELKGIVSYSRRFRIPLIAVTAGENSALATAADVVLLMPKIIEACPHGLAPTTSTLMQLAMGDAIAVALLEARGFTAGDFKTFHPGGSLGASLTHVREIMHRGDKIPLVPLGTSIPDAMKVLSDKRFGCIAVQNDDGSLAGIITDGDLSRNLHRNLVGMKVEEVMTRNPKTVPTSMLASAALALLNEYNIGALIVTEDNFPVGIVHFHDLLRIGAA from the coding sequence ATGCAGGCAATAAACGACACTGAACTCGACAAATCCGCAGCGGTCGATTCCGCAAAGCGGACAATTTCAACCGAAAAAGACGGGCTGAGCGCATTGCGCGAAGCGTTGGATGGCGGGCTGGCGGAAGCCTTTGGCCGAGCCATCGAAAGCATTGCGTCCGTGCGTGGCAGAATTATCGTGACCGGGGTCGGCAAGAGCGGCCATATCGGTTCCAAGATTGCTGCGACCTTTGCCTCAACAGGAACCCCTGCTTTTTTTGTGCATCCATCGGAAGCCAATCATGGCGATCTTGGCATGATTGCGACGGATGATGCTATTCTGGCGATATCCTGGTCGGGCGATACGGCAGAACTTAAAGGCATCGTCAGCTATTCCAGACGGTTTCGCATTCCGCTGATTGCAGTGACTGCCGGAGAAAACTCGGCGCTGGCGACGGCTGCTGATGTGGTGTTGCTTATGCCGAAGATTATCGAGGCCTGTCCGCATGGGCTTGCCCCCACAACATCGACCTTGATGCAGCTGGCTATGGGTGATGCCATTGCCGTTGCCCTGCTGGAAGCACGCGGCTTTACAGCTGGCGACTTCAAGACATTCCATCCGGGCGGATCGCTGGGCGCGAGCCTGACCCATGTGCGCGAGATCATGCATCGCGGTGATAAAATTCCTCTGGTTCCGCTGGGAACCTCCATACCCGATGCCATGAAGGTACTGTCGGACAAGCGTTTTGGCTGTATTGCCGTGCAGAATGATGATGGCTCGCTGGCCGGAATCATCACCGATGGCGATCTGTCGCGCAATCTTCATCGCAATCTGGTGGGCATGAAGGTTGAGGAAGTGATGACGCGCAATCCGAAAACCGTGCCGACGAGCATGCTCGCAAGTGCGGCTCTTGCGCTGCTCAATGAATATAATATCGGCGCGCTGATTGTCACCGAGGACAATTTCCCCGTCGGTATCGTGCATTTCCACGATCTGCTGCGGATCGGTGCCGCCTAA
- a CDS encoding SPFH domain-containing protein, whose amino-acid sequence MPFNGFDFTIPVLVVLVLVVLFAGVKTVPQGYNYTIERFGRYTRTLAPGLSLIVPFFDRIGAKLNMMEQVLDVQTQEVITKDNANIAVDGIAFYQILNAPQAAYQVSGLQNAILNLTMTNIRTVMGSMDLDELLSNRDAINDRLLRVVDEAAHSWGIKMTRVEIKDINPPKDLLDSMARQMKAEREKRALVLEAEGNRAAQILRAEGLKQAQILEAEGKREAAYREAEGRERLAQAEAKATELVSAAISNGNVQAINYFVAQKYTEAFGKFATSNNQKLILMPMEASSLVGTLGGIGAIAKEVFGDAAQTTERAASPAQPTRGRTVPGTTGGSGQSS is encoded by the coding sequence ATGCCGTTCAACGGTTTTGATTTTACCATTCCGGTACTGGTTGTTCTGGTGCTGGTCGTCCTTTTTGCTGGCGTAAAAACCGTACCCCAAGGTTATAATTATACGATCGAGCGTTTTGGCAGGTATACCCGTACTCTCGCGCCCGGCCTCAGCCTTATTGTTCCATTCTTTGATCGTATCGGCGCCAAGCTGAACATGATGGAACAGGTGCTGGATGTTCAGACACAGGAAGTCATCACCAAGGACAATGCCAACATCGCTGTCGACGGTATCGCCTTCTATCAGATTCTCAATGCACCGCAGGCCGCCTATCAGGTCAGCGGATTGCAGAACGCCATTTTGAACCTCACCATGACCAATATCCGTACGGTCATGGGCTCGATGGACCTCGATGAACTCCTGTCCAACCGCGATGCAATCAATGACCGCCTCCTGCGTGTGGTGGACGAGGCTGCCCATTCCTGGGGCATCAAGATGACCCGCGTTGAGATCAAGGACATCAATCCACCCAAGGATCTGCTCGATTCCATGGCCCGCCAGATGAAGGCGGAACGTGAAAAGCGTGCATTGGTTCTGGAAGCAGAAGGCAACCGCGCGGCGCAAATCCTGCGCGCCGAGGGCCTGAAACAGGCACAAATTCTTGAAGCGGAGGGCAAGCGTGAAGCCGCCTATCGCGAGGCCGAAGGCCGTGAACGTCTGGCACAGGCGGAAGCCAAAGCGACCGAGCTTGTTTCGGCGGCGATCAGCAATGGTAACGTGCAGGCAATCAACTACTTCGTCGCCCAGAAATACACCGAGGCTTTCGGTAAATTCGCAACCAGCAACAACCAGAAACTCATTCTGATGCCGATGGAAGCATCGTCACTGGTCGGAACGCTGGGCGGCATTGGTGCCATTGCCAAGGAAGTCTTTGGCGATGCAGCGCAGACCACTGAGCGGGCAGCAAGCCCGGCACAGCCGACGCGCGGACGCACCGTTCCGGGCACCACAGGTGGTTCCGGCCAGTCGTCATAA
- a CDS encoding SGNH/GDSL hydrolase family protein gives MDTMKRPALIRCLVVSISLGAAGGLVFTDIAAAQQRTLLDMLFGQRREVYRENTDRMIFDENNKPIRQPKNRTTKRAERPKPQPAAPASETTAPTAEPVIPSKLTDAKTILVVGDFMASGLAEGLDAAFMDSPGVRVVDKSDGSSGFVRGDHRDWPATIGSLIDAEKPAVVVVMIGANDRQQFLNGPALQSEEWAKQYQARIKAFLEAVKKSGHPIVWVGQPSFKFKNMTNDLLAFNELYRSATEKAEGKFVDVWEGFVDQSGSFTLSGFDVSGQTARLRNNDGVGLTTAGKRKLAFYAEKPLRQMLGNATSPAIAAIKPGSPVQALPETPQAPVKIDRIAPISLSDPELDGGTDLLGAAPKGTAADKSAQDKLLIDGSAPEAQPGRINDYSWPKKPDAATK, from the coding sequence ATGGACACAATGAAGCGACCGGCTCTGATTCGTTGCCTTGTTGTGTCCATATCCCTCGGTGCGGCAGGCGGACTTGTATTCACCGATATTGCCGCCGCACAGCAGCGCACCCTGCTCGACATGCTGTTTGGTCAGCGCCGGGAGGTCTATCGCGAAAACACCGACCGGATGATTTTCGACGAAAACAACAAGCCCATACGCCAGCCAAAGAATCGCACAACCAAACGGGCCGAACGGCCCAAGCCACAACCGGCAGCACCGGCGAGCGAAACCACGGCTCCAACGGCCGAACCCGTCATTCCCTCAAAGCTCACCGATGCCAAAACCATTCTTGTCGTGGGTGACTTCATGGCCAGTGGCCTTGCCGAAGGCCTTGACGCGGCATTCATGGATTCGCCCGGCGTGCGCGTTGTCGACAAGAGCGATGGCTCCTCTGGCTTCGTGCGCGGCGATCACCGCGATTGGCCTGCCACAATTGGCAGCCTGATTGATGCGGAAAAGCCAGCCGTCGTCGTTGTGATGATTGGCGCCAATGACCGCCAGCAATTCCTCAATGGACCAGCATTGCAAAGCGAGGAATGGGCCAAGCAATATCAGGCGCGTATCAAGGCATTTCTGGAAGCTGTCAAGAAGTCGGGCCACCCCATCGTCTGGGTTGGGCAACCCTCATTCAAATTCAAGAACATGACGAATGACCTGCTTGCGTTCAACGAGCTTTATCGCAGCGCGACCGAAAAAGCCGAGGGCAAGTTCGTCGATGTCTGGGAAGGGTTTGTCGACCAGAGCGGCAGCTTTACCCTGTCGGGTTTTGATGTATCCGGCCAGACCGCGCGCCTGCGCAACAATGACGGCGTTGGGCTGACCACCGCAGGCAAGCGCAAGCTCGCCTTCTATGCGGAAAAACCATTGCGGCAGATGCTTGGCAATGCGACCTCACCCGCCATTGCTGCGATCAAACCCGGCTCGCCAGTACAGGCACTGCCTGAAACACCGCAGGCACCCGTGAAGATTGATCGCATTGCACCAATTAGCCTCAGTGACCCGGAACTGGATGGCGGAACTGATCTTTTGGGCGCGGCTCCAAAAGGCACAGCAGCCGATAAATCCGCGCAGGACAAATTGCTGATCGACGGATCGGCACCGGAAGCCCAGCCGGGCCGCATCAATGATTATTCCTGGCCCAAAAAGCCAGACGCGGCGACGAAATAG
- a CDS encoding outer membrane beta-barrel protein — translation MSSVAFAAGGAAFAQQATPLRGPVDENVLQTQQNTPPRPAIRPAANPSTPAPAPGSNDGIPSTPYQPVSPGALPDDDAGNLGLTGVPVNDGSPPSGPVDNSGGLNPPPATVPAQIPLPADRTTAATQRTRPGQRPLRPGQTPDALTTGALEDETTGNPKAQRADKDNLPEAAIERRFVKPDPEPFAPLGIRAGTVTLRPSISQGIRATTNADDSSDGKSAVLSETRLRMRATTDWSRHSAFLDFDGTYDKTISGEDYSAPNIGLRGGFKLDLGERTTVTGEGGYRYRQEDASAPTAVIGASNRPAVQELDATLGVRHEFGRFFGEVKGKVDHTTYGKAEFPDGTTISQKDRDNTFASIALRGGFEMSPAIKPFAEVEIGKLMYDQTEDSNGYRRSGLRTALRGGIEADFGEKLSGELALGYLRQGIDDNRLSDVDGVSVDGAIKWSPQRGTDVNLGLLTRVEGATAPNDSGSIFYEGRLGIKRQIRSNLSVNAELTASLRDNKDGSGLDKGFGAEVGATYWFNRFLGLDVSARHRITRSEVDTRQTTESSVYMGLTLQR, via the coding sequence ATGAGCAGCGTTGCGTTTGCCGCAGGCGGAGCAGCTTTTGCTCAGCAGGCGACGCCTCTGCGCGGGCCTGTGGATGAAAATGTCCTGCAAACTCAACAGAATACCCCGCCCCGTCCTGCCATACGGCCCGCGGCCAATCCATCGACGCCGGCGCCCGCCCCCGGCAGCAATGATGGTATTCCGTCAACTCCCTATCAGCCTGTCAGCCCCGGAGCACTGCCCGATGATGATGCGGGCAATCTTGGACTGACAGGCGTACCGGTGAACGACGGCTCGCCGCCATCCGGACCTGTGGATAATAGCGGCGGTCTCAACCCTCCGCCAGCCACGGTGCCTGCGCAGATTCCGCTTCCCGCCGATCGCACGACAGCGGCAACACAGCGGACACGTCCGGGCCAGCGACCATTGCGGCCCGGCCAGACACCCGATGCGCTGACAACCGGCGCGCTGGAAGACGAGACCACTGGCAACCCCAAAGCGCAGCGCGCCGACAAGGATAATTTACCTGAAGCCGCAATTGAGCGCCGCTTCGTCAAGCCGGACCCTGAACCCTTTGCGCCTCTTGGCATCAGGGCGGGCACTGTCACACTCCGGCCCTCCATCTCGCAGGGTATTCGCGCCACGACAAATGCTGACGATAGTTCCGATGGCAAAAGCGCTGTTCTGTCGGAAACCCGGCTGCGCATGCGCGCTACCACCGATTGGTCGCGCCATTCTGCCTTTCTCGATTTTGACGGCACTTACGACAAGACGATTTCCGGCGAAGACTATTCGGCACCAAATATTGGGCTGCGCGGCGGCTTCAAGCTTGATCTTGGCGAACGGACAACCGTAACGGGCGAAGGCGGCTACCGCTACCGGCAGGAAGATGCCAGCGCTCCAACAGCGGTTATCGGCGCATCGAACCGGCCCGCCGTGCAGGAACTCGACGCCACATTGGGCGTGCGGCATGAATTTGGCCGGTTCTTCGGCGAGGTAAAGGGCAAAGTCGACCATACAACCTATGGAAAGGCGGAATTCCCTGATGGAACCACGATCAGCCAGAAGGACCGCGACAACACCTTTGCCAGCATCGCCCTGCGTGGCGGTTTTGAAATGTCACCGGCTATCAAGCCCTTCGCCGAAGTTGAAATCGGCAAGCTGATGTATGATCAGACCGAGGACTCCAACGGGTACCGCCGCTCCGGTTTGCGTACCGCCCTGCGCGGCGGTATCGAGGCGGATTTTGGTGAAAAACTTTCCGGCGAACTAGCCCTTGGTTATCTGCGGCAGGGTATCGACGACAACAGGCTATCGGATGTCGATGGTGTCAGCGTCGACGGGGCAATCAAATGGTCGCCTCAGCGCGGGACGGATGTAAATCTTGGCCTGCTGACCCGCGTCGAGGGCGCGACAGCGCCCAATGATAGCGGCTCGATCTTTTATGAGGGAAGGCTCGGCATCAAACGCCAGATCCGTTCCAATCTGAGCGTCAATGCGGAACTCACCGCATCCCTGCGCGACAACAAGGATGGCAGCGGTCTCGACAAGGGTTTTGGGGCGGAGGTCGGTGCAACCTACTGGTTCAACCGTTTCCTCGGGCTTGATGTGAGCGCCCGCCACCGCATAACGCGCAGTGAGGTCGATACCCGCCAGACCACGGAAAGCAGTGTTTACATGGGACTGACGCTGCAGCGATAG
- a CDS encoding lytic murein transglycosylase: MFESPSAFAKRIMILAATASLAFAVTATSASADAKFQGWIAGFRTTAMQSGISASTFQRAFAGITEIDPEVLQKASYQPEFVAPVWDYVDNRVNEHSITTGRDMARKYSRWLSSIEKNYGVDRNVLLAIWSMETNYGEAMQRPDIMRDAVRSLATLAYADQRRAKYARTQLIAAMKILQTGDIDRSHLTGSWAGALGHTQFIPTSYLAYAVDMDGNGKRDIWTSIPDALATAANLLAKNGWESGRTWGYEVTLPAGRKFPAGSRTMAEWQSLGVVRANGKPFPRGGEKAQLKVLDGREGPAFLMTKNFSVLKNYNNADKYALAVGLLADQIGGAPALRQDWNRPFTPISMKEREELQTHLRALGYYDGEVDGKIGSSSRNAIQAFQKRMGLDPDGHPSKEVLTVIRKR, translated from the coding sequence ATGTTTGAGAGTCCGTCGGCTTTCGCAAAGCGCATCATGATTTTGGCCGCAACCGCGAGCCTGGCTTTTGCAGTAACGGCGACGAGCGCCTCCGCCGATGCAAAATTTCAGGGTTGGATTGCAGGCTTCCGCACGACTGCCATGCAGAGCGGTATTTCCGCATCAACGTTCCAGCGTGCCTTTGCCGGTATAACGGAAATTGATCCTGAGGTCCTGCAGAAGGCTTCATACCAGCCGGAATTTGTTGCTCCTGTCTGGGACTATGTTGACAATCGCGTCAATGAACACTCCATCACCACCGGCCGCGACATGGCGCGCAAATACAGCCGCTGGCTTAGCTCCATTGAGAAAAATTATGGCGTTGACCGCAATGTTCTCCTGGCAATCTGGTCCATGGAGACCAATTACGGCGAAGCCATGCAGCGTCCTGACATCATGCGCGATGCAGTTCGCTCGCTTGCAACCCTTGCCTATGCCGACCAGCGCCGGGCAAAATATGCCCGCACGCAGCTGATTGCTGCCATGAAAATCCTGCAGACTGGCGATATTGACCGCAGCCATCTGACCGGCTCGTGGGCGGGTGCGCTTGGCCATACGCAGTTCATTCCCACCAGCTATCTGGCCTATGCCGTGGACATGGATGGCAACGGCAAACGTGATATCTGGACCTCCATTCCCGATGCGCTGGCGACAGCCGCCAATCTTCTGGCCAAGAATGGTTGGGAATCCGGCCGGACCTGGGGTTATGAGGTGACACTGCCAGCCGGACGCAAATTCCCTGCCGGTTCGCGCACGATGGCGGAATGGCAGAGCCTCGGTGTTGTCAGGGCCAATGGCAAACCCTTCCCGCGCGGCGGCGAAAAGGCACAGCTCAAGGTTCTTGATGGCCGTGAAGGTCCCGCCTTCCTGATGACCAAGAATTTCTCGGTCCTCAAGAACTACAACAATGCTGATAAATACGCGCTTGCTGTCGGTCTTCTCGCCGATCAGATCGGCGGCGCACCGGCCCTGCGTCAGGACTGGAATCGCCCTTTCACACCAATATCGATGAAGGAGCGCGAAGAATTGCAGACACATTTGCGCGCGCTGGGCTATTATGATGGCGAAGTGGACGGAAAAATCGGCTCCAGCTCACGAAATGCCATTCAGGCATTCCAGAAGCGCATGGGCCTTGATCCGGATGGTCATCCCAGCAAGGAAGTGTTGACCGTTATCCGCAAGCGATAA